In one window of Atribacteraceae bacterium DNA:
- the groES gene encoding co-chaperone GroES, with protein sequence MTIKPLGDRILVKRLEDEETRKGGIIIPDTAKEKPQQGRIIAVGTGKIDDNGNRRSLEVSKGDKVLFGKYAGTEVKIDDEEYLIMREDDILGIIEG encoded by the coding sequence GTGACTATCAAACCGTTAGGAGATCGTATTTTGGTCAAAAGACTCGAAGACGAGGAAACCAGAAAAGGCGGTATCATTATCCCCGATACAGCCAAAGAGAAACCCCAGCAAGGACGAATAATCGCTGTGGGGACCGGAAAAATCGATGATAATGGCAACCGCAGATCCCTGGAAGTATCGAAAGGCGACAAGGTGCTCTTTGGTAAATATGCCGGGACCGAAGTCAAGATCGATGATGAAGAGTACCTGATCATGCGGGAAGACGACATTCTGGGAATTATTGAAGGTTAG
- the groL gene encoding chaperonin GroEL (60 kDa chaperone family; promotes refolding of misfolded polypeptides especially under stressful conditions; forms two stacked rings of heptamers to form a barrel-shaped 14mer; ends can be capped by GroES; misfolded proteins enter the barrel where they are refolded when GroES binds) yields MAKQILFAEEARQSVLRGVKVLADVVKITLGPKGRNVVIEKKFGSPTITKDGVTVAKEIELTDPNENVGAQLVKEVASKTSDVAGDGTTTATILAESIYREGLRNLAAGSNPMILKRGIDKAVEAVIKSLRDMSREVSDRKEITQVATIASNNDESIGLIIADAMEKVGKDGVITVEEAKGLETTLEVVEGLQFDRGYLSPYFITDPERMEVVLENPYILIFEKKISAIKDLLPVLEKVVQRGRPLLIIAEDVEGEALATLVVNKLKGVINAAAVKAPGFGDRRKAMLEDIAVMTHGRFISEDLGIKLESVTAEDLGEAGKVVIDKENTTIVEGRGSKDDIVGRINQIKRQIEETTSDYDREKLQERLAKISGGVAVIRVGAATEAEMKEKKARVEDALHATRAAVEEGIIPGGGVALIRAMAKIDALFLSGDEKVGSLIVRKALEEPAKLIAENAGEEGSVIVEQMKKSDKATFGFNALTGEFVDMLEAGIIDPTKVTRTALQNAASVASVMLTTEAVVTEIPEKERMPSMPPTPEY; encoded by the coding sequence ATGGCAAAACAGATCCTATTTGCAGAAGAAGCAAGACAATCGGTTCTTCGTGGTGTTAAGGTCCTGGCTGACGTGGTGAAGATCACCTTGGGACCGAAGGGAAGAAATGTGGTTATAGAGAAGAAATTCGGATCGCCGACGATTACCAAAGACGGGGTCACCGTTGCAAAGGAAATCGAGTTGACCGATCCGAACGAAAACGTCGGAGCTCAACTGGTCAAAGAAGTCGCCTCGAAAACCAGTGATGTGGCCGGAGACGGAACCACCACCGCGACGATCCTGGCGGAAAGTATTTACCGGGAAGGCTTGCGAAACCTGGCGGCTGGCTCTAACCCTATGATTCTGAAGCGGGGGATCGACAAAGCCGTGGAAGCCGTGATCAAGAGTCTGCGGGACATGAGCCGCGAAGTAAGCGACCGCAAGGAGATCACCCAGGTAGCCACCATTGCTTCCAACAACGATGAATCCATTGGACTCATTATCGCCGATGCGATGGAAAAAGTGGGTAAAGATGGGGTCATCACCGTCGAAGAAGCCAAAGGGCTGGAAACCACGCTCGAAGTGGTGGAAGGTCTCCAGTTCGACCGCGGATACCTTTCTCCATATTTTATTACCGATCCGGAGCGGATGGAAGTAGTGCTGGAAAATCCCTACATCCTGATTTTCGAAAAGAAAATCTCGGCGATCAAGGATTTGCTTCCGGTGCTCGAAAAAGTGGTGCAGCGGGGACGGCCTCTTCTGATTATTGCTGAAGACGTGGAAGGAGAAGCTCTGGCGACGTTGGTGGTGAATAAGCTGAAAGGGGTTATCAACGCCGCGGCGGTGAAGGCCCCCGGATTTGGTGACCGGAGGAAGGCCATGCTGGAGGATATCGCGGTTATGACCCATGGACGGTTCATTTCTGAAGACTTGGGAATCAAGCTGGAAAGCGTGACCGCTGAAGACCTCGGAGAAGCCGGAAAAGTGGTTATCGACAAAGAGAATACCACGATAGTCGAAGGCCGGGGTTCCAAAGACGATATCGTCGGCCGGATCAACCAGATCAAACGACAGATCGAAGAGACTACCTCGGATTACGATCGGGAAAAACTGCAGGAACGTTTAGCCAAAATTTCCGGCGGCGTAGCGGTTATCCGGGTCGGAGCGGCGACTGAAGCCGAAATGAAAGAGAAAAAAGCCCGGGTGGAAGATGCTCTCCACGCCACTCGTGCGGCTGTGGAAGAAGGGATCATCCCCGGAGGCGGTGTCGCCCTGATTCGGGCTATGGCGAAGATTGACGCCTTGTTTCTCAGCGGAGACGAAAAAGTCGGCTCTTTGATCGTCCGCAAGGCTCTGGAAGAACCGGCCAAGTTGATCGCCGAAAATGCCGGCGAAGAAGGATCGGTGATTGTCGAGCAGATGAAGAAAAGCGACAAGGCTACCTTTGGCTTTAACGCGCTCACCGGTGAGTTTGTGGATATGCTGGAAGCCGGAATTATCGACCCGACCAAGGTGACTCGCACGGCTCTCCAGAATGCGGCGAGCGTCGCTTCAGTAATGCTGACTACAGAAGCGGTGGTTACGGAGATACCGGAAAAAGAAAGAATGCCTTCGATGCCGCCCACACCTGAATATTAA
- a CDS encoding FmdB family zinc ribbon protein gives MPIYEYQCRECDNAFEELQSMNDQPLSRCPACGGRVKRLISKGVGFVFKGSGFYVNDYRPSAASTAGSGSSCGSCLSGSCSSCGSGGAEKGNGAKKTTTAKTEKS, from the coding sequence ATGCCGATTTATGAATATCAGTGTCGAGAATGTGACAATGCTTTTGAAGAACTTCAATCCATGAATGATCAACCTCTGTCCCGTTGCCCAGCCTGTGGTGGTCGGGTGAAAAGATTGATCAGCAAAGGCGTAGGTTTTGTATTTAAAGGAAGCGGTTTCTATGTCAACGATTATCGTCCTTCGGCCGCGAGCACTGCCGGGTCGGGTTCGAGTTGTGGAAGCTGTTTGAGTGGGAGTTGTTCATCCTGTGGGTCCGGGGGAGCGGAGAAGGGTAACGGTGCGAAAAAAACGACCACCGCAAAGACAGAAAAGAGCTGA
- a CDS encoding P1 family peptidase, whose protein sequence is MKGLRIGHTSDLTMGTGCTVFLIPEPNRAVASIRGGAPGSREVPALAPGNLVENVNALFFSGGSAFGLRCGEGVVDFLHMEGEGFDTPAGKIPIVAGAVIYDLEVGRPGLPEIEWGYRASREAGGSPLEGSVGAGTGASVGKAVGIDRSMKGGFGKGTVDLPEGEVSAYVVTNSLGDIVDPGNGIILAGCRNQEGTIAGFFHMVRDESNFYQSPFNTTLFAAFFDFFLTREELFSLTQVAHSALASCIRPYGTRFDGDCLFLVSCSDRRPPAYFHLISALYEASRLAITRSVTEAQGVAGIPSRNDIMRITTQQSGASLQD, encoded by the coding sequence GTGAAAGGACTCCGGATAGGCCATACCAGTGATTTGACTATGGGTACGGGCTGTACGGTTTTTCTGATTCCTGAACCGAATCGCGCGGTTGCTTCGATACGGGGAGGGGCACCAGGGAGTCGGGAAGTGCCTGCTTTAGCCCCGGGAAACCTGGTGGAAAACGTCAATGCTCTTTTTTTCAGCGGTGGGAGTGCTTTTGGTCTACGTTGTGGTGAGGGGGTGGTCGATTTTCTCCACATGGAGGGAGAAGGTTTTGATACTCCGGCCGGGAAGATTCCCATCGTTGCTGGTGCGGTGATTTACGATCTCGAGGTTGGAAGACCTGGTTTACCGGAGATCGAATGGGGATACCGGGCCAGCCGGGAAGCGGGTGGTTCGCCGCTTGAGGGAAGCGTGGGTGCTGGTACCGGAGCGTCGGTTGGGAAGGCTGTTGGAATCGATCGATCCATGAAAGGCGGTTTTGGGAAAGGAACGGTCGATCTTCCGGAAGGTGAAGTATCCGCCTATGTGGTGACTAACTCCCTGGGAGACATTGTCGATCCCGGAAACGGGATTATACTGGCCGGTTGCCGTAACCAGGAGGGAACCATAGCTGGGTTTTTTCATATGGTTAGAGATGAAAGCAATTTTTACCAATCTCCCTTCAATACCACCCTCTTCGCGGCATTTTTCGATTTTTTTCTGACCCGGGAAGAGTTGTTTTCTCTTACGCAAGTTGCCCACTCGGCGCTTGCCTCCTGTATCCGCCCTTATGGGACGCGCTTTGACGGTGATTGTCTCTTTCTGGTCTCTTGCAGTGATCGCCGTCCGCCTGCCTATTTCCACCTGATTTCTGCTTTGTATGAGGCTTCCCGCTTGGCTATTACCCGATCGGTCACTGAAGCGCAAGGTGTTGCCGGCATTCCCTCGCGAAATGATATAATGAGGATAACGACTCAGCAGTCAGGAGCCTCTCTTCAGGATTGA